Proteins from a genomic interval of Zingiber officinale cultivar Zhangliang chromosome 2A, Zo_v1.1, whole genome shotgun sequence:
- the LOC122039972 gene encoding thaumatin-like protein, whose amino-acid sequence MHLVPTILLLSSICHFAVANNGQASVAFRFHNKCPFPVWPAAAPNAGHPVIAAGGFLLLPNRTRRVRSPPTWNGRFWARTGCDFSSSRACQTGDCQGRLACNGTIGTPPATLVEVSLQEVDSEPSFYDVSLVDGYNLPVSVSTWPAEDKCSIGGCTRDVNSVCPRELQVVHEASGAVVACRSACLAFDLDAFCCRNAYGTPETCRDSVYSRVFKEACPGYFSYAYDAPPPLVNCHAGEYVVTFCPARWGSGHLPL is encoded by the exons ATGCATCTGGTTCCAAccattcttcttctttcttccataTGCCACTTCGCAGTTGCCAATAACGGACAAGCTTCAGTGGCATTCCGCTTCCACAACAAGTGCCCCTTCCCCGTGTGGCCAGCAGCGGCGCCCAACGCCGGCCACCCTGTGATCGCCGCCGGCGGCTTCCTCCTCCTGCCCAACCGAACCAGGCGCGTCCGCTCGCCGCCGACGTGGAACGGCCGGTTCTGGGCTCGAACCGGCTGCGACTTCTCCTCCTCGCGCGCCTGCCAAACCGGCGACTGCCAAGGCCGCCTCGCCTGTAACGGAACCATCGGCACGCCGCCTGCTACGCTCGTCGAG GTGTCGCTGCAGGAGGTCGATAGCGAGCCGAGCTTCTACGACGTCAGCTTGGTGGACGGGTACAACCTGCCGGTGTCGGTGTCGACGTGGCCGGCTGAGGATAAGTGCTCGATCGGCGGCTGCACGCGGGACGTCAACAGCGTGTGCCCTCGGGAGCTGCAGGTGGTGCACGAGGCGAGCGGCGCGGTGGTGGCGTGCAGGAGCGCCTGCCTCGCCTTCGACCTCGACGCCTTCTGCTGCCGGAACGCGTACGGGACGCCGGAGACCTGCAGGGACAGCGTCTACTCGAGGGTGTTCAAGGAGGCGTGCCCGGGGTACTTCAGCTACGCTTACGACGCGCCGCCGCCGCTGGTGAACTGCCACGCCGGGGAGTACGTCGTCACGTTTTGCCCGGCGAGATGGGGCAGCGGTCATCTTCCTCTGTGA
- the LOC122043963 gene encoding uncharacterized protein LOC122043963 has translation MGSYVSCALSGGDSVGSASVVLPGGEVRRAEGPATAAEFMLDAPGHFLVSSRSVHVGRRFAPLAADEELEAGQVYVMFPMKRANAVVSAADMAVLLAAVRKEMGGGNTRVLPDAAAEKITSELGEESEAAPAVVELEEFQYRLSLSRSRRPNLETIHEEGIRSR, from the coding sequence ATGGGGAGCTACGTCTCGTGCGCGCTCTCCGGCGGCGACAGCGTGGGGTCGGCCAGTGTAGTCCTCCCGGGCGGCGAGGTGCGGCGCGCCGAGGGGCCGGCCACGGCGGCGGAGTTCATGCTCGACGCGCCGGGGCACTTCCTCGTCAGCTCGCGGTCCGTGCACGTCGGCCGCCGGTTCGCGCCGCTCGCGGCTGACGAGGAGCTGGAGGCGGGGCAGGTGTACGTCATGTTCCCGATGAAGCGGGCGAACGCGGTGGTGTCCGCAGCGGACATGGCGGTGCTGCTGGCGGCCGTGCGGAAGGAGATGGGCGGCGGGAACACGAGGGTGCTGCCAGACGCGGCCGCGGAGAAGATCACGTCGGAGTTGGGGGAGGAAAGCGAAGCGGCGCCGGCGGTGGTTGAGCTCGAAGAGTTCCAGTACAGGTTGAGCCTGTCCAGGTCGAGGAGGCCAAACCTGGAGACCATCCACGAGGAAG